The Acanthopagrus latus isolate v.2019 chromosome 13, fAcaLat1.1, whole genome shotgun sequence genome contains a region encoding:
- the lrrc32 gene encoding LOW QUALITY PROTEIN: transforming growth factor beta activator LRRC32 (The sequence of the model RefSeq protein was modified relative to this genomic sequence to represent the inferred CDS: inserted 3 bases in 2 codons; deleted 4 bases in 4 codons; substituted 2 bases at 2 genomic stop codons), protein MAGLGPLFLLTVSCCLASSARPQRHLPCTVVQMDVFCSDLSLRSVPANLPHAVHMLDLSRNQVQNLSQETLAHHTGFHHLKLHSNKIHFIQPGLFKDMPDLKVLDLSRNHLNVFALSKINIGSLTAVHSLDLSNNGLYTGMSDYFLYDSPVLENLSLNSNSITKISKNTFRWLLIADQISLHNNVILEIEDGAFDSLNHLSELDLSKNSITCITDFNLSNLTALNXSKNSVELFQSSKPESHXQTSVFXILSENKMSTFLFLPKKNELQYLDISRNRLQSVNVTGNSEYKYIFPKLRHLDMSYNQLRSIPESFFYCIRSLEVLNVSNNCLSSFSATXVVLQMVKIIDLSFNSLQSLMFKENTLQTLEELFLQGNDLTTLHHQVFQRLPSIRHLQLQQNNLEICSSDQIHQDPTDQDQQDPAECVYFTSVRNLHFLNLSENNLKTLPANAFTNTSLKFLDLSLNPGLDMDQHSLSGLEHSLVHLLLRENNISSLNTDLSSLTSLRHIDLSTNQLTTLPVWNRESSIESLNLQNNNLVTLETSTVLVLERSLKTLYMGSNPLSCCSNLDFLHMVQHSAVVVPDTRPSPASTTNTLSRVNIEKVTQKMCHRASIQNYIVAVILTALTLMVVLVLLVKCCHTRKHKHNRSFSA, encoded by the exons ATGGCCGGTCTTGGGCCACTCTTCCTGCTGACCGTCAGCTGCTGCCTGGCATCGTCCGCACGGCCTCAACGCCACCTCCCATGCACGGTG GTCCAGATGGATGTGTTCTGCAGCGATCTGAGCCTCAGGAGCGTCCCAGCCAACCTTCCTCATGCCGTGCACATGTTGGACCTCTCTCGTAACCAGGTGCAGAATCTGAGTCAGGAGACTCTGGCACACCACACCGGCTTTCACCATCTGAAGCTCCACTCCAACAAGATCCACTTCATCCAGCCAGGCCTTTTCAAAGACATGCCGGATCTGAAGGTCCTGGATCTGTCCAGGAATCATCTGAATGTGTTCGCTCTGTCCAAAATCAACATTGGGTCTCTTACCGCTGTACACTCACTTGATCTTTCAAACAACGGGCTGTACACAGGAATGTCAGACTACTTCCTTTATGACTCTCCAGTGCTGGAGAATCTCTCTCTGAACAGCAACAGCATCACCAAAATATCCAAGAACACGTTCAGATGGCTCCTCATTGCTGACCAGATCAGCCTC CACAACAATGTCATACTGGAAATT GAGGATGGAGCGTTTGACTCATTGAATCATCTCTCTGAACTCGATCTGTCCAAGAACTCAATCACTTGCATCACAGACTTCAACCTGTCCAATCTAACAGCTCTGA CTAGTAAGAACAGTGTGGAACTCTTCCAGAGCAGCAAACCTGAAAGCCACTAACAAACTTCAGTTTTTTAGAttctgagtgaaaacaaaatgtcgactttcctcttcctccccaaaAAGAATGAGCTCCAGTATCTGGACATTTCACGAAACAGACTCCAGAGCGTCAATGTCACAGGAAATtctgaatataaatatattttcccTAAACTGAGACACCTGGACATGAGCTACAACCAGCTCAGGAGCATACCAGAGTCCTTCTTCTACTGCATTAGATCACTGGAGGTCCTGAATGTGAGCAACAACTGTCTCAGCTCGTTCTCTGCCAC GGTTGTCCTTCAGATGGTGAAGATCATTGATCTGAGCTTCAACTCTCTGCAGAGTCTcatgtttaaagaaaacactctGCAGACACTGGAGGAACTCTTCTTACAAGGAAACGACCTCACCACCCTCCACCACCAGGTGTTTCAAAGACTGCCGAGTATcagacacctgcagctgcagcagaacaactTGGAGATCTGTTCATCAGACCAGATCCACCAGGATCCTACAGACCAGGaccagcaggatcctgcagagtGTGTCTACTTCACTTCAGTACGGAACCTGCATTTCCTGAACCTGTCTGAGAACAACCTGAAGACTCTGCCTGCAAACGCCTTCACCAACACTTCACTAAAGTTTCTGGACCTGTCCCTGAACCCGGGTCTAGACATGGACCAGCATTCCCTGTCTGGTCTGGAGCATTCTCTGGTTCACCTGTTGCTGAGGGAGAATAACATCTCCAGTCTGAACACAGACCTGTCCTCCCTGACGAGTCTC AGACACATCGACCTGTCCACCAACCAGCTGACCACCCTGCCTGTGTGGAACAGGGAGTCCTCCATCGAGTCCCTGAACCTGCAGAACAACAACCTGGTGACCCTGGAAACCAGCACTGTGCTGGTTCTGGAACGCTCCCTGAAGACCCTCTATATGGGCTCCAAccctctgagctgctgcagtaaCCTGGACTTCCTGCACATGGTGCAGCACTCAGCGGTGGTGGTTCCAGACACGAGACCGTCACCTGCGTCCACGACGAATACTCTGAGCCGGGTCAACATCGAGAAGGTGACGCAGAAGATGTGTCACCGAGCCAGCATCCAGAATTACATCGTTGCTGTCATCCTGACAGCGTTAACT CTAATGGTCGTCCTCGTGCTGCTGGTTAAATGTTGTCAcaccaggaaacacaaacacaaccggAGCTTCAGTGCCTGA
- the mpzl1l gene encoding myelin protein zero-like 1 like codes for MERKGSKSDCRRRLLTGLTLCVVLVFRPTSAIDIHADPEVMMQNGTTGVLRCTFKSSEVVSSSTSVTWSFQSSQPDNQFSKAPYVIFYFSNGKGFPGQDEFKDRVQFIGDINKRDVSIQLSPAQFSDNGTFFCDVKNPPDVTGTPARTELRVVLRDSLPQSNTTVIVGAVCGVLLLLVIIAVAACITMRVLHNRHDYEGCTSLESVSSQAPKPRKKVESSLEGSRSTSPSGPLQGPVIYAQLDHSGSKNSFHKMEPVVYADIRKN; via the exons TATTCAGACCTACATCAGCCATAGATATCCATGCTGACCCTGAGGTGATGATGCAGAATGGCACCACAGGAGTCCTCCGCTGCACCTTCAAGTCCAGTGAAGTGGTTAGCAGCTCCACCTCGGTCACCTGGAGCTTCCAGTCCAGTCAGCCCGACAACCAGTTCAGCAAAGCTCCATATGTG ATCTTCTACTTCTCCAATGGGAAAGGTTTCCCCGGCCAGGATGAGTTCAAAGACAGAGTTCAGTTTATTGGAGACATCAACAAGAGAGACGTGTCCATCCAGCTCAGTCCGGCCCAGTTCAGTGACAACGGGACCTTCTTCTGCGATGTCAAGAACCCGCCGGACGTTACAGGAACACCGGCCAGAACCGAGCTCAGGGTCGTCCTCAGAG attCTCTCCCCCAGAGTAACACAACAGTTATAGTTGGAGCCGTGTGTGGAGTTTTACTTCTGCTCGTCATCATTGCCGTCGCAGCCTGCATCACCATGAGGGTCCTTCACAACCGCCATGATTATGAAGg CTGTACGTCCCTGGAGAGTGTGAGCTCTCAGGCTCCGAAGCCTCGAAAGAAGGTGGAGTCCAGTCTGGAGGGCTCCAGGTCCACCAGTCCCTCTGGACCACTACAG ggCCCGGTGATATACGCACAGCTGGACCACTCAGGCAGTAAGAACTCGTTCCATAAGATGGAGCCGGTGGTGTACGCTGACATCCGTAAGAACTGA